The genomic stretch GCATGTGATGCGCGGGGTCATGGCCCTGTCTCAACGTGTCATCGTGATCAACTATGGTGAGATGATCGCCGAAGGTTCTCCGGATGAAATCGTGAAGAACCCAACGGTGATCGAGGCGTATTTAGGGAAGGAGTTTGTGGTTGCTGAACGTGCGTGAGATCAATGTGTTCTATGGCGACCTGCCGGCGCTCCGCAATGTCAGCCTCGAGGTGCGCCAGGGGGAAACCGTTTCCGTGATCGGGTCCAACGGCGCGGGGAAGTCCACCACGCTGCGCGCCATCTCCGGCATCAGGCGACCCCGAACCGGGAAGATCGAGTTCAATGAAATTGAGATTACCCGTTCGTCCACTTCAGCCATTGTGGAGAGCGGCATCAGTCATGTGCCCGAGGGGCGGCAGCTCTTCCCCAACATGACCGTTCTCGAAAACCTCGAGATGGGCACCCAGTTTCCGCGCACGAAAAAAGCCACACTCGAAACACTGGAACAGGTATTCGGCTTCTTCCCGAGGTTGAAGGAACGCCTCGAGCAGAAGGCCGGCACCTTGAGCGGCGGCGAGCAGCAGATGCTCGCCATCGGCCGGGGACTGATGTCCGGACCCTCACTCATGATGCTGGACGAGCCTTCATTAGGCCTTGCGCCCTTGCTCGTAAGCACCATCTTCGAGATCGTACGCGAAATCCATCGGCATGGAACGTCGATTCTCCTCATCGAGCAGAACGTGTTTCACGCTCTTTCCCTTTCGGCCAGAGGCTATGTTCTGGAAAACGGGGAAATAGCCCTCAGCGGAGCCGCCCAGGAGCTCCTGGATAACCCGCATATCCGAAAAACCTACCTGGGCCTGTGATAGGCCCTCGCGTACTGAGACTCTGTCGCTACTCCAGAAACGTCCTTCCGGACGAGCGCAGTGAGATCCGGAATCCGGAAAAATCGATTGAATACAGGCGATTCCGGATCGAGCCTCAGGCGACGTTTTACTGGGCTTGGCCGGGAGGACGAACCTCGCACGGTCACCACCGCCGGAGGACGGACACATCGGTTGTCACTGTTTTGCCATGTAAACGTGTTGACATCCCGCACAGCTCGGGGATAGCCTAGAGGCGTATTCTTACCTTGCTCTAGAAATAGAGCCGGCCCACCTAATCGGGTTTTCTGTAAGAAGAGACGGAGAAGTGTGTCTTCTCCACTCCGGCAACGTTGAATGTCCGGGTTTGCAGGGAACCTTTGTCTGAAGAATGCCTTTTCTCTGGCGTTTACCGGTTGATGCGTACTTCCATTCGGTCCCGTCCGGGCCTG from Deltaproteobacteria bacterium encodes the following:
- a CDS encoding ABC transporter ATP-binding protein, coding for MLNVREINVFYGDLPALRNVSLEVRQGETVSVIGSNGAGKSTTLRAISGIRRPRTGKIEFNEIEITRSSTSAIVESGISHVPEGRQLFPNMTVLENLEMGTQFPRTKKATLETLEQVFGFFPRLKERLEQKAGTLSGGEQQMLAIGRGLMSGPSLMMLDEPSLGLAPLLVSTIFEIVREIHRHGTSILLIEQNVFHALSLSARGYVLENGEIALSGAAQELLDNPHIRKTYLGL